CTTAGCAGCAGGCAACAGAAAACCCAACTCAACCTGGCTTACACAATAAAAAAAGTTGTCATTTTACATAACTGAAAGTCAGAGGTAGGACAAGCTCCAGGTTTGGTTCAGTCATGAGTTCAAAGCTTACCTCCAGACtagattttgtctatttttcagcTCTGCTATCATCATGGTTTTATCCTCATGCTGGTTCCCAGTGTGGTAAGAAAATGGCAACCCATGGCCATTGGCACTATAGGCTGTCTTGCTTCTTTCTgataggagaaagagaaaagaattttccCCTCAAACGTGAAACATGAGCTCTCCTGTTTGGTCTGATAGAGCCAACTGGGTCATGTGCCAACTTTGAACCCAAAACAGTCAGTGAGGGTGAGGCACACCTGATGGTTCAGATAATCAACAGCCTCATCTAGACTAGGAATTTAAAGGAGTACTTGAATCAAATCAGGGTTCAGATGAGGaagatagaatgaataaatggataagtggatggatgaatggaaagatggatggatggatggatggatggatggatggatggatggatgagtggatggatggatggatggacaaatatTAGACTGGCAACCACTGGTATCTGCTGCTTACAAATTCCCAAGCACCACTATAATCACGAACCAAGAACTACCAAGAGCTCTGGCCATACCTATAGGTTCACTCTATCCTTGAGactatttgtttaatatttatctcCCCTAGTTGACACAAAACTGGTTTGAATCCTCAGTGCCCAGTTTGGGGCCTGACAcccagtagatgctcaataaatatttgttggatgaatgaatgaatggtctTAATATTCCTCACAAGGACCCTGTGAGGTACTGCCCCTGTTATACAGATGAAGAAGCCAAGACCCAGGGAGAtgatagagccaggatttgaatcatGATCTGCTACTCCAGACACATTCTTGTTTGTAAGCGACAGAAACAAACATTGCTGAAACAAACAGCTCCAAGATGCTGTCTTGGAGGAGGGGGATGGGGTGTGACAAAGGTTTCTGCTACTCTGCAGTAACCCAGAGTTCTCAGTGTGGGACCTGATCTCAGGGCAGGCAAAACCAGTGAAATGATGTGCCCTGTGGTACACTCTGATGTTCATCAGAGCTGGATCCTCATCCCAGGCAGGAGGGTCTAGAGACAAAATAGGCAGGACTTAAGCATCTCCAATAGCTTTAAAAATTCCTTCCTTTGGGAGATTTATTCTTTTCTGGTGGAAGCTCCACTGGGTCCTGCAATTTATTCTAGATATGGTGTGGAGCAATTTACATCTATTCTCTCCACACTTACCCATCTAAATTTTCTCTTCAACCAACATTGACTCTGATCTACATCCCGTATGTTAGCTCCGTGCTCCAGACTGAAATACAGTGTTGGGTGAACTTTCAACCAGGATACCCTCCTTTGAGCAGCTGTTTCTGCCAGACCCTCtgcaggtttttttctttatttctcacatCAGTCTTGCAAAGCATAatttcatttcatagatgaagaagGTAGATCTCCATGGGGAGGCGGTGACATGCACCACTCACTAAGCAATCAGAGCTTGCACCAGCCTGCAACCCAGGTCTCTGAATCCCAAGCCCCCCACCTTTTCCATGACACTGTGCAAAGTCAGTGGTCCTTGTGCATTTCCAGTTATTGCTCAGGGCCTCATAAAGCACAACGCAGAAAGCCGAATCCAGAACATCCACTTTGGGGACAGACTGAATGCCTTGGCACAAGTGGCCCCAGGGATGGTGGGCTGGCTAATCAGCGGCAGGAAACACCAGCAGCAGCAAGAGAGCAGGTGAGACCCTGAGTTCCATCCCTGGCCCTGGAACTCTTTATAGAGCTCTAGATCGAAGGGTGGAGCCGATGGGGGGCTGGAGAGGTTCAAGGCCTGTAAAGAGGGAAGGTAGGAAGATTGAAAGAAGAGAAGGTGGAAGGCCCACACGAGGAAGAGTGGGGGCCCAGCTGCACAAATCAAAACTGTGTGGCACTGTTAGGGCCACTCTGGGGCAGCTTGCAGTCCAGGGCTCCCGCACCTGACTCTTGCCCTCAGAGCATCTATAAAAGAATCACACTCCAAATCCCATTGCCAGGCCCTCTTTATAGACGGGACAGTCTTGTTTCTCAGCAGGAAGCCTTACCTGTTCTGAGGTCCCTCACCCTTGCGGGGCCTCTGCTCTTTCCTTGtgcagcatcaacatcaccaaCATGCAGCTGGACTATGGTGGGATCCAGATGTCATTCCATAAGGAGTGGTTCTCGGCAAACATCTCGCTTGAATTTGACCTTGAATTGAGACCGTGAGTCATACAGAAGCAGCATCTGAGAGGTGCTAGCCCTCCTTGCAGGGAACCTGGGAAATCCAGATCTTTCTGATCCCAACCtaaattcaaatcctggcttgcAAAgccacttgctgtgtgaccttgggcaagtcacttcgcctctctgagccttggtttcttcacctGAAATATGGATTACAATCATTAGTCAGTGGAAGGAAGTCATTTGCTCATTCAAACCTATGAGAGTTCACAACAACTGGGCTtgataaaagagagaaagggagaactGCTGTAATCATCTCATCGCCCCTGCTCACCATCCTCCTGTTCAAACTATCCTTTGACATCCACTGCCCCCAAGAAAGGGAGGATGCAGCTAAATGGGAAAGATTTTTGAAACAGAGATTAGCTCTCAACGTTTGAATTTCCAAAGGCCTATTTAAGGGATTTTCAAAGTTTCTCTGGCTAcagctgttttctctttaatCACTGACTTCGGGATTTAACTGGGCCTAGTTTGTTGAAAGGACTCAGAGTGCCAGGGGAAGCCCTGACAGTGGACAGTGCCCATCTTTGCCAACACGGAGATTTCtactctttctctacctcctccccttgcccttcctcctcctcctttctcatcTGCAGGCCCTTCGATAACAACATCATAAAGATGTGTGCACACATGAGCATCGTTGTGGAGTTCTGGCTGGAGAAAGACGAGTTTGGCCGGAGGGATCTGGTGATAGGCAAATGCGATGCAGAGCCCAGCAGTGTCCACGTGGCCGTCCTCACCGAGTAAGACCCCAGCTGCCCCTCCCCAGAGCTGGGCCTCCTTCCTGACAAGCCCCAGCTGCAGCGTCACTTCCTGACCATCTCCTAAATTAGTCCAAAGCAGATCTCATCCTTCCCCCAGGATCTGCTCTTCCTCCCGTGTTCCCAACCGTGATGACCCTACCACCCTCCCAGAAGCCAGACTCTTCTCCCTCCCTACTCCTCAGGCCCATCATCACCAGTTCCCATTAATGACTTCCTAGTAGCCCTCAGGTTCTCTCTTTCATCTCCATCTCCTACTCCACTACCCGGAGCACTACAAGAGCCTCCTCCTGGCTTTCCCGGATGTCCCCTCCTACTCTCCATTTCCCATCCTGCAGCAGAAATAACTTTCTAACACAGAAATTTGGCCATGCCCAAGCCCCTGCTCCAAAGCCTCCAGTGGTTCCCAGTGCCCTCTGGATAAAGAGCAACTCCCAAATTTCACTCAAGGCCCTGCTTGTCCTCTCCCCTGCCAACTTTTCAGCCCTTTGTCCTCCACCACACACCACGCATTTTTACACCActgtgcctttgcacatgctgatcctgttgcctggaatgcccttcccatCTTCCCTGAAGCTCCTCCTTatccctcattcattcatatgTTTCCCAAAAATCTACTGTATGCCAGCACCACATCTGATGCTAgggatacagtggtgaacaagacACAAAATACAGCTTTAATAAAGCTCCATAGGTTGGCTGACCAAGTCTTTCAATTTCAACTGACTGTAAGTCCCTTGAAGGCAAGATTTGTGCCTGATTTATCTCTGTAATTCTGGAATGCTGAAAGCAATGAAGAC
This is a stretch of genomic DNA from Papio anubis isolate 15944 chromosome 16, Panubis1.0, whole genome shotgun sequence. It encodes these proteins:
- the BPIFA3 gene encoding BPI fold-containing family A member 3, with product MCPLWRLLILLELLALPLAPRKQPWSGLAQAHRDNKSSLARIIAQGLIKHNAESRIQNIHFGDRLNALAQVAPGMVGWLISGRKHQQQQESSINITNMQLDYGGIQMSFHKEWFSANISLEFDLELRPPFDNNIIKMCAHMSIVVEFWLEKDEFGRRDLVIGKCDAEPSSVHVAVLTEAIPPKMKQFLHNLKDNLQEVLPQLVESQVCPLIGEILGQLDVKLLKSLIEQEAAYEPTHQESSQPSACQAGAPPS